One Candidatus Nitronauta litoralis genomic window, ATGTCAGTGCGGTAAATGACTTTTACTCTTTCCTCCCTTCCGGGTTCTTTGATGTGAAGGATGGGAATACGATTACAGCCGGAAATGATATCTTACTAAGTGCAAATGATATCAATTTGTCAGGTGATCTGGTTGCGGGTGAGACCGTCCATATCAATAACAGTAAACAATCTAAGACTATTGGTCTTGGAAATGCCGCCGGGGACCTGACGGTGGACAACGATGAGCTTGCTAATATTTCCGCTAATGAACTGAGGATTGGCGATTCGACTTTGGATACACCAGAGGTAACTGTCGACGGTGCAGACGCAGAGCACATTGCCAATGTCGCCATTCAATCTGTGGCTCCTGAAGGTTTTAAAGGACAGATCACCTTTGTGGGTTCATCAAAGTTTAACAACCTCACTCTGAATGCCGGAGACAAGATCCTGGTGGATGGTAATATTTCCACTCTTGGTGATTTTCTGGCCAGCGTAGAACAGCCCGTCCTGTTGGGTGGCCAAAGCTTCTCTTTCACGCTTGATGGTGTGGGGACTTTTGAAGTGACTGCAGATTCCAATATCACCTCGGGTGGTTCAATCACAATATTTGCTAATGAGCTGATCCTGGATGGCAACCTGGATGGTAGCCCCGTAACTTGTAACGGCTCCACCAGTTGTGTGGTTCCTCTTGAAGTTTCAACTCCTGCTGAAGTGGAAGTTTCTCCGAAAAATAATCCTTTTGTTCAGCAAGGCACTCAAAGTACGTTCCTCAATTATTTTATAGAAGACTCCCAGACCAACTGCTAGACTGATTTCTGGTGATTGACCTGAGTCGGGCGGTATCATCATTCCCGGAAAATAAATGATGTTATGGGGGACCTCCCCGGGGTATCGGGGTGGCTATGAATTGTGAAACGTTTTTTGCTCAATAATTTCACTATTGCTTTTCTGCTCACTCTAGTATCCATTTCAATCTATTCGTTTGACCTCCCTTTTTTAAAGTTACTCGAACTCAAAGCCTATGATGTCAAGTTGACCGCCCGGGGTATCCGGAATGTGAGCGACCAGGTGGTCATTGTTGCTATTGATGAGAAAAGTCTTGAACAGGAAGGTCGTTGGCCCTGGCCCCGATCCAAACATGCAAAAATTATCGATCAGCTTTCAGCCTCCGGTGCTGCGGTAATCGGGGTAGATATCTTTTTCCCAGAACCAGATGTTTACGTTCCTTTCGAAACCCTCGACAAGGCTCTGGCGGAGCAGGAAATACAGGGTTGGGACAGTGCAAAAACAGCCGACTGGCTTCGACAAGTGGGGGATTCCGACCGGCTGTTTGCCCAGTCGATAATTAAATCAGATAGAACTGTATTGGGCTATCTGGTCATTCCAAAAAATAAACAGGGCAAAGCAAACGCCGAGCGGTTGAATCAAAAGCATCTAGATTTGTTGGATTTTTCCCAATATGGGCTGGTGCACCGCACAGACAAGCCTGAAGACAAGGTCAGAATTCCGGAAATTGACGAAGTGAGCATGAGTTTATCTGAATTTATGGAAGCTTCCAATAATGCCGGGTTTGTCCATTACCTGCCAGACAGGGATGGTGTTGTGCGGCGAATTCCTCTTGTTATGAGTTATGGTGGCGAGTACCTGTTTCCTCCTCTCAGTCTGCAGGTGTTGCAGGAGGCTCAAAAAACTCCATTGATGGTCAATATTGTTCCGTATGGAGTCGATAAGGTGACTTTTAACAAGGTCGAAATACCGACAACAGAATTTGGAGAATATTTTGTTAATTACTATGGTCCGTCTTATACTTTTCGCCATATTTCAGCGACTGATGTGCTTGCAGGGCGAGTGCCTGAAAAAGAATTAAAAGGGAAAATAATATTACTGGGTGCCACAGCTGCGGCTACTTATGACACCAAAATCACTCCTTTTGATCCACTGTATCCCGGTGTTGAAGCCCACGCGACAGTTATAGAAAACATACTTCAAAATGATTATATCCAGCGACCTCCCTGGATTGGCCTTCTGGATATATCTATAATGCTGGCCTCCGGAATCATTCTCGGTATTATTTCCCACTTTTTCAAAGCGATTGCGTCAGGTGTTTTAGCCCTGATGGGTATTGGTATGTTTCTGGGGCTGGACTTTTTCCTTTTAAAAGAAAAAGGACTGTTGATTCATACCGTTTACCCGGTGTTCACCCAGTTGTTTGTCTATACAGGAGTGACCATTTATCGGTTTGCATTCGAGGAACGAAAGAAACGTTTCGTTCAGGATGCCTTCAGCCAGTATCTTGCACCAGAAGTGGTTCAACAGGTGGTCGACAATCCAAATCTCCTGAAGCTTGGTGGAGACCGAAGGATACTCACAGCATTTTTCACCGACGTAAAAGGATTTTCTTCTATTGCCGAATCGCTGACCCCGAAGCAACTGGTGGAGTTGTTAAACGAATTTCTAACGGAAATGACCGATATTCTAATGACCCATAAAGGAACGGTTGATAAATTTGAGGGAGATTCAATTGTCGCCTTTTTTGGCGCACCCCTTCCTTACGAGGACCATGCGGCCAAAGCCTGCCTTGCGGCGTTGAGAATGCAAAACCGTCTTGCTGAGATGCGCGAAAAATGGAAGGAAGAGGAACGGCCTGAATTACATATGCGAATAGGGATCAATACGGGACCCATGGTTGTCGGAAATATGGGCAGTGCCCATCGGATGGATTACACCATCATGGGAGACAGTGTCAATTTGGCGTCCAGGCTGGAAGGGGTTAACAAGGTTTATGAGTCCACAATTTTGATCAGCGGGTTTACCTATGATTTTGTAAAAGGAATTCTGGAATGTCGCGAGCTGGATCGTATTCGTGTTTTCGGTAAAGATCAGCCTGTCGCGATTTACGAAGTCCTGTGCGAAAAGAGCAAGCTGGATTCTGTATTGCAGGATGCATTTACAGTTTATGCGGAGGCTTTAAGCCTGTACCGAAAAAAGCAGTGGCAGGAAGCCATCGGTAGGTTTGAGGAATGTATTGAGATCAAAAATGGGGATGGCCCATCCGCTACCTTTATTAAAAGATGCCAGTTATACCAGCAAATTCAAAAAAGAGGCCGGCGAGGAAGCGATAAAGGTAACATCCTTCCTGATGATTGGGATGGCGTGTATACGATGCAGTCTAAATAGATTCAGTAGAACTTGGTTGAATATTGATATGTTGATAGGGCGCGAAGTTTTATTCCTGATAAAAATATCCAAAGTGGTTGACGACAATTTTCCTTGAGGAATCCCATCAATTCGACCTCTTTGGGAATACATTAAACATCACTTGACCTGCCTGAAAATCTTGATATAAATAATAAAAGGTACTGTTTTTTTGTGGTTCAAAACCCGTTTTTTCTTCCTTTTATTTTCATTTAAAGGAAGTGGGTAAATAGTGGGTGGGATTCACTGTTTGACAAAAACAGTGCGGTGTTTGGCCGGTTCAGTTGGTAAAATCAACTCTGGCTCAAGCCGACCGTGTGGTTAACCATTTTATTGAAGATGTGGAGAGGCGACCGGCTTTTCTTTGTTTCTGAGAGAAGAATAGGTCGCTCTATTTATGAAGACGATTTCAGTGAAGCCGCTCGCACCGGAAGACCGTGATCAGGTTCGACAAACTGTATTAAACGCCAGTGAGCCCATTGCACCGTTTTGGCCCATGCGAACTATGGTTGCGCAGAATCCGATTCATGGATTGGAATATCTGCCGTTTGATGAGGCTGTTAGAAAAGGTAAAGATCTCCTTGGAGGAAATGGATATCTTGCAAATGAGGAATACCGTCAGTTCTATCAAAAGGGCCGTATCACAAAAGAAAGTTTTGAACGGGCTTTTTCCCGGGTTGGGCCTCAACAAGACAAACAAATTTCTATTGATGTTGGAAATCGAAAAATTACTCCCAAAGATGTCTGGCGATTGCATATTCTTTTTGGCTTCGAAGAATTACCCCTGCCCCTCCTGGAGTGGGAGTTTAGTGGTGGCGGAGCTTTACAGCAGTTCCGGCAGGACCTCCCACAGGAATCCCTGAAAAAAATAATTGATCGAACCATCAACGAGTTCCAACAGTATCGGGATCATCCAAAATGGGCTTACCTGACCCATTTGTGGAAAAATGTGGTGGCCGCCCTGGGTAAACCAGGTTTTATAACTTCTTCCGCAAAATCAAAAGGCTCACAAAAGGCTGCGATTATTTCTCTGCCGCTTCAGCGGACTCTCAGTGATTGGATTGATGAATTAACTGAGGGTGGGTTGGTTGAACAAGTCAATGATCAGCTCATTAAATGGTTGACTGCGTTTCTTGACGAAGGTTTGGCCGGCTGGAAAATGCCAGGCCGGGAAGAGGGTTTTTATCAGGCCTGGAGGGATCTGGCAGAGAAAGACTTTTCGGGACAGCTGCTTGGGATAACAGGTTTTTCCCAAAAAGTTCATAACCTTCCCTCAACACCAGAAGATGCCATCCATTCCAGTTTGCAACAACTCGAAATTCCCCGGGAACAATGGAAAGATTATCTTTCGCGGCAACTGTCATTGTTGCCAGGCTGGACGCGATACATTAGATGGCTTGGGGAACATCCTGCATACCATGCTCAACAAAAACATCCTATTGATGCAACACAATATCTGGCCGTGCGTCTGTTTTACGAGGTGGAGTTGGCGAAGGTTAAGTGCCAACAGGAATGGGGAATTGACGCAACGGTTCCCAGCCTGACAACCTATTGGAACGACCGATCTGAAGAATACGGTCAACGAATTGGGCATGTTAGGTTGTCTGGAGACCCAATCAAACAGATAAAGTGTAAACATGCCTGGCGATTATTCCATTTGGCACAGTTTCTTGAGTTGTCTCCGAAAGAAGTCTCAGAGCTTTCGCCTGACGATGCGCAGGTTCTACTGGAATGGCTGGATCAGTTTCCTGCTGATCAACATGGGCGGGTTTGGATTGAAGCGTACGAAGATTCTTTTCGAGATAATGTACTGAGAAAAATTTCCGAACATCGCGGAATGGCGCCAGAAAAGGAAACTCGTCCCAATGCACAACTGGTTTTTTGTATCGATGTGAGGTCTGAATCATTTCGTCGTCATATTGAGGCTCAAGGTCCTTATGAGACTTTTGGATTTGCCGGGTTTTTTGGCGTTCCCATTAACCATCAGCCTTTTGATAGTGCCCAACGCTCCTTATTATGCCCGGTGTTGTTGACCCCTGGCCATGCCGTGAGGGAAACCCCCCGGTCGGGAGAAGGAGCGGCGTTAGGGAAATATTCTTCAGGAACCCGCTGGAGCCAAATGGGGCATCATCTTTTTCACGACATGAAGCATCACCCTATTGGATCGATGATGGTGATTGATGTATTGGGGTTTTTCTTCAGTCTGGGATTGGTGGGCAAAACTTTATTCCAAAAAACTTTTCGTTCCATGATCTCTATTGTTCGGAGAGGGCTGACCTGTAAGGTTCCAACCCGGGTTTCGATTGCCAAACCTGCCGATCCGGAAAACCCTGGAATTGGAGAGGTGAATGGGGAAGAGATCCCTGATGGGCTTTCTCTTGGGTTTTCTCTTTCGGAAAGAGCGACATTTATCGAAAACGGTTTGCGTGCTATGGGGCTCACCAAAAACTTTGCGCGGTTGGTATGCCTCTGCGGACATGGGAGTGAGACAGATAACAACCCTTATTATGGTGCATTGGATTGCGGAGCTTGTGGTGGAAAACCGGGCGATGCCAATGCGCGGGTTTTTGCTGCGATGGCAAATGAACCCGAAGTTCGTAGCATTCTGAAGGAAAATGGATTGCCGATTCCCGATGACACCTGGTTTCTTCCAGGAAAACACAACACGACTACTGATCGGGTTGAATTTTATGATCTGGAGGAATTGCCGGAATCGCATAAGGAAGATTTGCAGGCGTTGAATAAGGATCTCGAACAAGCGGGTGCAGAGCAGGCCCTGGAACGGTGCCATCGTATTCCCGGTGCTCCAGCCGATATTTCTTCAGAGCAGGCTTTTGCTCATGTAGATGAACGCAGTTGTGATTGGGCGAATACCCGGCCAGAATGGGGGTTGGCGGGCAATGGAGCATTCCTGATTGCCAGACGAAGACTGACTAAAGGAATGGATCTGGGGGGCAGGGTTTTTCTGCACTCTTATGATCCTATTGCGGACCCGGAAGGGGCAATCCTCGAAAAAATCATGACCGCGCCATTAATTGTCGGCGAGTGGATTAATACCGGTTATTATTTCTCTGCAGTCGATCCATGGGCGTATGGAAGTGGGAGCAAGGTATTGCACAATGTCGTTGGTGGTGTTGGTATGATGCTGGGAACCCAAAGTGATTTGCAAATGGGGTTTCCCCTGCAAACTGTCAACAACGGGGACATTCACTATCATGAACCCATGCGTCTGCTGGCTGTTATTGAGCATACCCCCAGTGTTATTTCATCGATCATTCAAAAACACACGATCCTTCAGCAGTTGTTTCATAATCAATGGCTTAATCTTGTGGCCCTTGATCCTCATAAGTTTGAATTTCATCGGTATAATCCGAACGCAACATGGGAAATACTTCATGCTCCGTGAGCTGGTTTTTGATTGAGGATGAGGGTGCCGGGTTTTTAAAGGAATGCAGAAGTTTTATAAAAAATATCCGGTTGGTTTTCTTAGGTAAACACCAATAACACTGATACTCTGCCGTTAAACTCGTATCGGGCAATTTCATGGTAAATCGATCCAGGCCAATATCATCTGAGTTCCTGTTTTTTAAAGCAATGACCCTGTTCGTATTTTGGATTTTATTATCTGCCAGCTTTGAATGGGTTCATCTTGCTTTGGGGCTTTTCTTTTCCTTTGTTGTGGCATGGCTTAACTCTGGACACTCACCTTTTGTTCCAAAGTTTCGTTTGTGGCTTAGAATTTTCCTTTATGTTCCCTGGCTTTTTTATAAAATCGTCCAGAGCAGTGTTCATTTATCCAAGCTTATTTTGCATCCAGAACTCCCTATTTCTCCTCATTTGATTTCTGTGGAATCAAAACTGAATCACCACGCAGCGGTTGTTCTTCTTGGAAATTCCATAACGTTAACCCCGGGAACGATTACAGCCGAGGTCGATCGTAATAAGTTGATTGTTCACGCGATGGATAAGGTCTTAGGTGAAGACGTGGTGAATAAGGAGATTGAATTAAAAATCGCCGACATTTTTAAGGATGAAAAGCCTGATTTATGACAGCTTTCC contains:
- a CDS encoding adenylate/guanylate cyclase domain-containing protein, giving the protein MKRFLLNNFTIAFLLTLVSISIYSFDLPFLKLLELKAYDVKLTARGIRNVSDQVVIVAIDEKSLEQEGRWPWPRSKHAKIIDQLSASGAAVIGVDIFFPEPDVYVPFETLDKALAEQEIQGWDSAKTADWLRQVGDSDRLFAQSIIKSDRTVLGYLVIPKNKQGKANAERLNQKHLDLLDFSQYGLVHRTDKPEDKVRIPEIDEVSMSLSEFMEASNNAGFVHYLPDRDGVVRRIPLVMSYGGEYLFPPLSLQVLQEAQKTPLMVNIVPYGVDKVTFNKVEIPTTEFGEYFVNYYGPSYTFRHISATDVLAGRVPEKELKGKIILLGATAAATYDTKITPFDPLYPGVEAHATVIENILQNDYIQRPPWIGLLDISIMLASGIILGIISHFFKAIASGVLALMGIGMFLGLDFFLLKEKGLLIHTVYPVFTQLFVYTGVTIYRFAFEERKKRFVQDAFSQYLAPEVVQQVVDNPNLLKLGGDRRILTAFFTDVKGFSSIAESLTPKQLVELLNEFLTEMTDILMTHKGTVDKFEGDSIVAFFGAPLPYEDHAAKACLAALRMQNRLAEMREKWKEEERPELHMRIGINTGPMVVGNMGSAHRMDYTIMGDSVNLASRLEGVNKVYESTILISGFTYDFVKGILECRELDRIRVFGKDQPVAIYEVLCEKSKLDSVLQDAFTVYAEALSLYRKKQWQEAIGRFEECIEIKNGDGPSATFIKRCQLYQQIQKRGRRGSDKGNILPDDWDGVYTMQSK
- a CDS encoding DUF2309 domain-containing protein, whose product is MKTISVKPLAPEDRDQVRQTVLNASEPIAPFWPMRTMVAQNPIHGLEYLPFDEAVRKGKDLLGGNGYLANEEYRQFYQKGRITKESFERAFSRVGPQQDKQISIDVGNRKITPKDVWRLHILFGFEELPLPLLEWEFSGGGALQQFRQDLPQESLKKIIDRTINEFQQYRDHPKWAYLTHLWKNVVAALGKPGFITSSAKSKGSQKAAIISLPLQRTLSDWIDELTEGGLVEQVNDQLIKWLTAFLDEGLAGWKMPGREEGFYQAWRDLAEKDFSGQLLGITGFSQKVHNLPSTPEDAIHSSLQQLEIPREQWKDYLSRQLSLLPGWTRYIRWLGEHPAYHAQQKHPIDATQYLAVRLFYEVELAKVKCQQEWGIDATVPSLTTYWNDRSEEYGQRIGHVRLSGDPIKQIKCKHAWRLFHLAQFLELSPKEVSELSPDDAQVLLEWLDQFPADQHGRVWIEAYEDSFRDNVLRKISEHRGMAPEKETRPNAQLVFCIDVRSESFRRHIEAQGPYETFGFAGFFGVPINHQPFDSAQRSLLCPVLLTPGHAVRETPRSGEGAALGKYSSGTRWSQMGHHLFHDMKHHPIGSMMVIDVLGFFFSLGLVGKTLFQKTFRSMISIVRRGLTCKVPTRVSIAKPADPENPGIGEVNGEEIPDGLSLGFSLSERATFIENGLRAMGLTKNFARLVCLCGHGSETDNNPYYGALDCGACGGKPGDANARVFAAMANEPEVRSILKENGLPIPDDTWFLPGKHNTTTDRVEFYDLEELPESHKEDLQALNKDLEQAGAEQALERCHRIPGAPADISSEQAFAHVDERSCDWANTRPEWGLAGNGAFLIARRRLTKGMDLGGRVFLHSYDPIADPEGAILEKIMTAPLIVGEWINTGYYFSAVDPWAYGSGSKVLHNVVGGVGMMLGTQSDLQMGFPLQTVNNGDIHYHEPMRLLAVIEHTPSVISSIIQKHTILQQLFHNQWLNLVALDPHKFEFHRYNPNATWEILHAP
- a CDS encoding Na+/H+ antiporter subunit E, with the protein product MVNRSRPISSEFLFFKAMTLFVFWILLSASFEWVHLALGLFFSFVVAWLNSGHSPFVPKFRLWLRIFLYVPWLFYKIVQSSVHLSKLILHPELPISPHLISVESKLNHHAAVVLLGNSITLTPGTITAEVDRNKLIVHAMDKVLGEDVVNKEIELKIADIFKDEKPDL